In a single window of the Diospyros lotus cultivar Yz01 chromosome 10, ASM1463336v1, whole genome shotgun sequence genome:
- the LOC127811685 gene encoding protein METABOLIC NETWORK MODULATOR 1 produces MDQVNQGSNNEAPPNLPVKRKRGRPRKDHSLSHGKSVKVPPGFGGVNGNQFHDVDATENANDSIVGQAVTGVVEAAFDAGYLLTVKIGNSNVSLRGVVFKPGHFVPISAENDVAPHVQMISRNEVSFPVQNQSRVRGRRPRSRERNEQRGNLSGSGTGHLLNESDPTSQLHNLAPATDQVSAEGKDTLPAAAYTVPSVGSRGTVVPVVLPIANQVNKVPADLSLAADTVASKKKQVKTVSNQVPLFQPQTSHLVTPEDLQNDNGPFQQGPEEVLHGEVVVSMKPTGVSTPNEVDGVHFSSQSPQAQIENSEAADKREKGSGLSLQRESVDKNEALFVEPLQSVPTDTPNPSGRIDKPPEHNNIGRMCELLQALQDNMIEPDT; encoded by the exons ATGGACCAAGTTAACCAAGGCAGCAACAATGAAGCTCCACCAAACCTACCTGTGAAACGAAAACGTGGTCGCCCTCGTAAGGATCATAGCCTAAGTCATGGGAAGAGTGTTAAGGTGCCCCCTGGATTTGGGGGGGTTAATGGAAACCAATTTCATGATGTAGATGCCACTGAAAATGCCAATGATAGTATTGTGGGCCAGGCAGTTACAGGTGTTGTTGAGGCAGCATTTGATGCTGGCTATTTGCTTACCGTTAAAATTGGCAACTCCAATGTCAGTCTTAGGGGCGTTGTTTTCAAGCCAGGACATTTTGTTCCTATCTCTGCAGAAAATGATGTGGCACCACATGTTCAAATGATTAGCAGAAACGAAGTTTCCTTTCCTGTGCAAAATCAATCCCGTGTACGTGGTCGTCGCCCTCGATCCAGAGAGAGGAATGAGCAGCGTGGCAATCTTAGTGGATCCGGAACTGGTCATTTACTGAATGAATCAGACCCCACTAGTCAACTGCATAATCTTGCTCCAGCTACTGATCAGGTGTCTGCAGAAGGCAAAGATACATTACCAGCAGCAGCCTATACTGTCCCTTCTGTAGGCTCCAGAGGCACTGTGGTGCCTGTTGTACTACCAATTGCCAACCAAGTCAACAAAGTGCCTGCAGATTTATCCCTAGCTGCTGATACAGTAGCCTCTAAAAAGAAACAGGTGAAGACAGTTTCAAACCAAGTGCCCCTCTTTCAACCTCAGACCAGCCACCTGGTAACACCAGAAGATTTGCAGAATGATAATGGCCCTTTTCAACAAGGCCCAGAAGAAGTCTTGCATGGGGAAGTAGTAGTATCAATGAAGCCGACTGGGGTTTCTACACCCAATGAAGTTGATGGGGTCCATTTCTCTTCACAGTCCCCTCAAGCACAAATTGAGAACAGTGAGGCAGCTgataaaagggaaaaaggttCTGGCCTTTCCTTACAAAGAGAGAGTGTAGATAAGAATGAGGCTCTCTTTGTAGAGCCTCTCCAAAGTGTCCCTACTGATACTCCCAATCCATCAGGCCGTATTGACAAGCCTCCTGAGCACAACAATATTGGCAGAATGTGTGAGCTGTTGCAG GCTTTGCAGGACAATATGATAGAACCAGATACCTAA